From Triticum aestivum cultivar Chinese Spring chromosome 4A, IWGSC CS RefSeq v2.1, whole genome shotgun sequence, a single genomic window includes:
- the LOC123081881 gene encoding universal stress protein PHOS32 isoform X1 yields the protein MDPAEGRRILVAVDEGDESVHALRWCLTNFAARGDGELAPPDTILLLYVRPTPPTYSVLDASAPLGYMFANEATAAIDGYSRAVADAVVDKAQKLCALHSKENGKVKVDVKVAVGDARSVICDMVDKLGADLLVMGSHGYGFLKRALLGSVSDYCVRNANCPVLIVKSK from the exons ATGGATCCAGCCGAGGGCCGAAGGATACtggtggccgtggacgagggcgacGAGAGCGTCCACGCGCTGCGATGGTGCCTCACCAACTTCgccgcgcgcggcgacggcgagcttGCCCCACCGGACACCATCCTCCTGCTCTACGTCCGGCCCACGCCGCCCACCTACTCCGTGCTCGACGCCTCCG CCCCGCTAGGCTATATGTTTGCCAATGAGGCGACCGCCGCGATCGACGGGTACAGCCGGGCGGTGGCGGACGCGGTGGTGGACAAGGCGCAGAAGCTCTGCGCGCTCCACAGCAAAGAGAACGGCAAGGTGAAGGTGGATGTGAAGGTGGCGGTTGGGGACGCCCGGAGCGTCATCTGCGACATGGTGGACAAGCTCGGAGCCGACCTGCTGGTGATGGGGAGCCATGGCTATGGCTTTCTCAAGAG GGCTCTCCTCGGGAGTGTCAGCGATTACTGCGTCAGGAACGCCAACTGCCCCGTTCTCATCGTCAAGTCGAAATAA
- the LOC123081881 gene encoding universal stress protein PHOS32 isoform X2, giving the protein MDPAEGRRILVAVDEGDESVHALRWCLTNFAARGDGELAPPDTILLLYVRPTPPTYSVLDASGYMFANEATAAIDGYSRAVADAVVDKAQKLCALHSKENGKVKVDVKVAVGDARSVICDMVDKLGADLLVMGSHGYGFLKRALLGSVSDYCVRNANCPVLIVKSK; this is encoded by the exons ATGGATCCAGCCGAGGGCCGAAGGATACtggtggccgtggacgagggcgacGAGAGCGTCCACGCGCTGCGATGGTGCCTCACCAACTTCgccgcgcgcggcgacggcgagcttGCCCCACCGGACACCATCCTCCTGCTCTACGTCCGGCCCACGCCGCCCACCTACTCCGTGCTCGACGCCTCCG GCTATATGTTTGCCAATGAGGCGACCGCCGCGATCGACGGGTACAGCCGGGCGGTGGCGGACGCGGTGGTGGACAAGGCGCAGAAGCTCTGCGCGCTCCACAGCAAAGAGAACGGCAAGGTGAAGGTGGATGTGAAGGTGGCGGTTGGGGACGCCCGGAGCGTCATCTGCGACATGGTGGACAAGCTCGGAGCCGACCTGCTGGTGATGGGGAGCCATGGCTATGGCTTTCTCAAGAG GGCTCTCCTCGGGAGTGTCAGCGATTACTGCGTCAGGAACGCCAACTGCCCCGTTCTCATCGTCAAGTCGAAATAA